AAAAATTGGTGAATACGGCAGCACAAACTGTGACTAAAATCCAGTTATTCAGCCATGGAAAAATCTTCAAGGTATCCAAAGTACAAAGTCATTCACTCATGAGGCTGTGGTTCAGTGAACGCAAATGTTTATGAACCTCGATATCGCTGCCTAATTGAACAAAATACTCCCAAAACACCCGAGCCACAGGTAGGGCTCATGTTCAGTGCTAGTCTGATATAGGTCTATATACAGGTCTGATATAGTTAGAAAGGCTTTTAAAACACGTTTTGAcacctctgtttgtttgtaaagtTAAACGATAAGATGTAATATTTGTGCCAGTTGCCTTTCTAAATGTGTGCAGACAAGATACGATTTGATCCCTTGATAAATCATTTACAGACAAGAGGAAAATCaagtttattattttgaaaatccacAGTGAACCATTCAAAGATATCCAGTGATGTGCAACAATGTCCAGTGTCGCTCCCCTGTCTTATATTGAAGCATGTTACTTAGATTACTGAACCATCAAAACAGATTCAGGTCAAACAGAACAGATTTCATATTCATTCAAGGTTGGATCTGGGAAATCACAAGCttatataaacattaaaaaaaatactagtCATTGCCTCATTCACTTTTacacaaataatcaaaatttAGAGTTGggattacaacaacaacaagaaaaaaaaatctaatctaattatAAACTTATTAATGGGGAGCTTCCTAAATGAGTTTGATTCCAGCACCAAATTCAAATGCTACTGTGGGAGTGAAGCAGCTTAGGCATTAGTTTATCAACTCCAAATAACAACTAGTTACTAGTTGGCTAGTTTGATTAAAACTTACCACCATTTGTTTAGTCACAGTGCAAGGTATTAAGATGAGTTTGTTAAGGCATGAGACCATTCCAACAAAATTATGGTCTGCACCATACACACAGCTGGAGTTTATTCAGGgtatatttaaatgaaatctgGATTTCAAACATGTCTGTCGTATATTTACTTCAAGTTAACTTGACTgacagatttaaataaaatttgctTTCTTTGAGACAGATTTGCGTAAGCTCTAACCGtcaagaaaatacattttacgTAAAATATCCGTCAGTTTGGGGTAAACATgttcagtaaaagtactttcAGAATGAATCTGACCACACTAGCTGCATGAGAGTTTAGCAAAGATGGGTTGTTTAGTGCATCCAAAATTAAACTTGCCCTTTCATTTAGTGATGGAATAAATGCAGCATCACTGACTGTTACCATCATTAGTGCCAGAGActaaaatattgttattatacTAATGATTAATAATGAAACACTGCAGTACTTCAAATATAAAAAGAGGAGCCGCGAAGACATCGAGCCTGCTTTGTTTGAGTCTGGCAGACTCTGCTTGCACAGGAAGGCACTCCAGCGTTTGGTTCATCAAAGATTCACAGTAACATCTCACCTGGCTCCTCGTGTCCATTCAGCTACAGGTTTTCTTGCTACATATTTTACTTGCATGCATTAGTTGGGGGTCATACTATTAATGTAAATCAAGAGATAATCAAATTAAAAGAGATGAACGTTTAAATGGAGCAATGCATCTTACTGTCCTCTAAACAGTTGTATTTATGTCATCTTTACCTTGAACATACTGACTTTTGAATATTAGGGGACTACACGTGTAATTTACTGAACAAAACCTAAACCATAAacctattattttttttgtactttgcaGCATGCAGATATGAGCTACAGCTAAAACATGCCGATGCATATGTAAATGACACAAACGATCCAACTCAATATATAATGTGGTGCTTCTGCCACAgtcctaaaaaaaaatgtaatattcacaCTTCCAAGGCCATGAAGACTTGTAAAATCTTAATATTACAACTGTATTTTATATCAAATGGCAGTGGGTTAACTTAATTCCACAAGGGTAGGTAAACAATTCATGTTccttttcagttgtgtttttatctttattacTGGACCCAGAAGTATCAGCTGGAAAAATCTCATGTGAACACTGGTAACGTGTTCAGACTCTATAGACAGCAGACTCTGAACTTGCTGAAAATATCAAATGTCCAAAGATTTAGAGTATAAACACTTTGATATGTGGACAAATCCAGAGCCTCAGAACTAATTTATACCatgatttgagaaaaaaataagaaaactcaAATTGGTGCCACATTATGCAATTTTACCTTGAACTTTGTTAATAAGAATACAATAATGCTAGACTCCTCCTCGAAATTAGAACCTGAAATTAAAGTAGTTTTTTCTTGGACTCCAGTTGTCCATTGACCTCTCCGTTCTCCCCGCTCAAACCATTTACATCTTTGGTGCACTTGATCCTCATCAGGACGTTAGACAGCACGTCCTGGTACAGACTGAGGCAGACCCAGCCCGGCAGGTAGAGGAGGGTGATGAGTCCCATGAAGTTGTGAGGATAGTGGGAGTAGTCCCAGGAGCAGGCGTCAAACTGCCTGAGGACCAGACCCCAGGAGAACTCCCAGGTGTAGATGAAGCAGATGTAGATGGGGAGCCGCCGGCACGTCCCCCAGCCCCTGCTGAAGTGCAGATGGAGGTAGAGCTTTTCCACCACGAAGCTGCAACTCCCGTACATCAGGAAAGACCACAGGGAAGTGTGGCCGCTCAGAGTCCGGTCAGACTTCTCCACGAGGTTGAAAATGGACGTGAAAAGGACCTCGTCCAGAAAGCCGTGCATGCCGAAGAACAAGAAGCGCACAAAGCCGGGGAGAccacgaggaggaggaggaggaggaggaggggggctcCGATGCTGACCACTGTCCTGCCTGCTGGCTTTACGCGAGGGGTCTACGGGGCAGGAGGGGTGATACTGCAGCCTTGACAGCCCTCTGTGAAACACTTGGGCAAAATAGAGAGCCAGGACGTAGTGCACTGCCAGCTGCGTGCCAGACACCACCTTCACCTGCTCGGTCAGGGTGTTAATGTTCCCGATCAGGATCTGCAGCCCGATGTACACAGACGGGTagaaaacaagatgaaacaCCACAGGCCGACCTCGGAAACACCTCTTCTGTGAGTAGATCTTCTCCAGCGCAAAGTGGGTCAGTGAATGCATAATGCAAAGATACGGAGAGGAGAAGCCCACCAGCTTCGGGTCCCGATAATTCACAACCCCGTGGAACGAGGAGAGCAGGACATCCAGAGTCACGCCGTGCATCCCGTAGAAGTAAAGCCGCATCCAACGCGGCAGCTCCCGCAGCGAGTCCGCCGCGTCTCCGGTCTCATCGCGCGGTTCTTGTTGGCGGGGCATTCGTTTAAGGCCACCGTCGGGGTCTCCTGAACTGCAGCGAGGACCGTCTCGCCACCGACTGGCCATGATCAGTCACTCTGTCTGAAGAGATTCAGTTGTCCTCTTCCTACACATTGTTTTCTCCTATGTTCCGCTAGGCTACAGCGAGCTGCGGCTGAAAGCATCACTGTACATACAGAGTGACTGCTGCCTTCACGTGCTCTCTGGAAAAAAtacctttgtgtgtttttcttgtaaataaagaaaagttgtTAACATTTTAACGAagtgccgtgtgtgtgtgtgtgtgtgtgtgtgtgtgtgttcgtgtttaGTCCATTTCCTTCCTCAAACAGATTTGCAAAACTTATTTTAAGCTGTGCATTTTTGCATACATGCTTAGGCTACACTCACGCTTCACATGTTACCTTCACCATCTGact
This Scatophagus argus isolate fScaArg1 chromosome 22, fScaArg1.pri, whole genome shotgun sequence DNA region includes the following protein-coding sequences:
- the LOC124053598 gene encoding transmembrane protein 229A: MASRWRDGPRCSSGDPDGGLKRMPRQQEPRDETGDAADSLRELPRWMRLYFYGMHGVTLDVLLSSFHGVVNYRDPKLVGFSSPYLCIMHSLTHFALEKIYSQKRCFRGRPVVFHLVFYPSVYIGLQILIGNINTLTEQVKVVSGTQLAVHYVLALYFAQVFHRGLSRLQYHPSCPVDPSRKASRQDSGQHRSPPPPPPPPPRGLPGFVRFLFFGMHGFLDEVLFTSIFNLVEKSDRTLSGHTSLWSFLMYGSCSFVVEKLYLHLHFSRGWGTCRRLPIYICFIYTWEFSWGLVLRQFDACSWDYSHYPHNFMGLITLLYLPGWVCLSLYQDVLSNVLMRIKCTKDVNGLSGENGEVNGQLESKKKLL